The sequence TAGAATagcttcctgtgtttgtgcaatGTTGTGCATTTAAGCCTCCTGCTGGTAAGtccccttcaaaataaaaggccCAACATCAGTGAAGCTCAGGGCTCAAATCAGAACATGGCCTAACGAGAAAAGAGGTGGCTCAACAAATATTGATTAACTTCATCATATCAGAAAAACACTGTTGACTATATTAAACCCAAAAACATTGAGCATCTGAGCTACAAACCAAAAGTTAAGTGAAGTTATATTGACGTTGTCAATCTAAAATGGTGATATGTTCAAGACTCTTTCTGAAGCTGATCACACTGGGAGAAGATGACTGTACCACAGCTCATCATTTGTAAGCACTAAACTGACAGAGCTAATTACTAAAGCTCCGTTGATTTGTTTCGTATGTTGGGTTTTAGAGGTCTTGTCTTTGAGCTGATGTGTGACATGTAAATCTCGTCACTTGCCACTAAACCACTAAGTGATCTGATCTGAAGGCACATTTACAACAAGTCAGATGAGAAGCACTGACTTTAAAGAAGAATGTAACGTTTAGCTAAGCCTGTGCAGAAAGCAGTCTCCCTAACACGTGTAATATGAAGTCATATTAATGTGGAACAGGTTTTCCTTCATCTGGCCACAGAGGCCTCCCCGGTCTGGAGCTCTGCCAACCCCCCACCCTCTGCTGTTCCCACATCAGACCACCTTACAAACTGGAGgttgtgggggggggttggaaTGTATTTTGCCCTGTGTGATGTGATTGTTTGCAGAGAAATGGGTTGACCTTGCCCTctaatgccacacacacacgcacacactcgcTCTGGCCGGGCTGGAGGTGTGTGAGACAGACCCGCTGAGTGCAGGAGGTCTGGGACCCCGTCACCACTTcctgcagacagagaacagaggaaCCAGTCAGCTGCAGCCAGGATGGGACAATAATGAGCCGTCCAGCCACCACCATCACCTCATTTCAGGTATTATTGAAACCTTCGCCtctacatttttttctgcatgcACCAACTGAGGGATAAGACCATTTTAAAAGTAGAGTTATGGTCCAAAAAGCAGTACCCACttaatactatactatattatatacTAATATTTAGAgattcaaatgacaaaatagaTATACTCAGATAAACACTCTTCTTAATGGACACTACCTGTGGTTTATAGAGCTTAACTGCTACTgtaaaaatgtctcattttcaaATAGTagatcattttttattattattgtaataagaggtaattttcatattatttaagGACTAGGTGATGTAATCGCATATAAAATAATGAAGCATTTAAATCAGGTTTCTGATACATAACAAAATGATTTCGAAGTTTTATGGAGCATCATATtaacatttgaattatttattaacaCTGATTTGGTAACTAAAGCTGACtgaaaaaacataatttgtttttttcccatttatttatttatttatttaaattaggAGATTAGATCATTTGTCCAAAGAAGTCATTTGGacaaattttcattttcattttcagtcatttggAAAAGTTTTATAGATTTTGTGTATTTCTCGGAATAAAATCTAACTATTATCAACAACGAAAGAATAAATAAACGAAACTCTGTGGCTTTAAGTTAAAAGTAGACTAACTAGACAgattatatttatacatttttttcgATTGTGTAATCACTTTCCATATTCTTTTATCaatctgaatgtttttcagcaacacaaaataaatttgattttcaaaataaatgaacgGATTTCAGCCACGCATCCTTCTCTTATTGGACTCAGAGCCGCAATAAAAGTGCGTGTTGCCATATCGCTcatttaatctgaaaagttGTGATTTATTTGTCCAACACGTGGACCAGCAGGAAAATATCCCTTTACAATTATATTCTGCTTTTAGAGGAAACCCTTCGCCCTGACTACCCTGTAATGAGTGAACCACAGTCTGTGGCTGTGGCCTGTTGGAGAGGAATTTAAAATGTGGAGGCTCATAATTAATACGGGTCCATTTAACTGCAGGGcgaataaagaaaataattaaattggATGGTAATTACATCTAGACATTGTAGCGGCTTTGTAACGACATAACACATGTATTAGTTTTAAATCCAAATTAGTCTTTCATCGCGTAAAAAGAGGACATTTAGGTTTGTATTTTGATATGACAcgtgtgtttatttctgtttctggcCTGTGGGTCATCAAGCAGGCCTCCatcaaaacactgcaaacacataGAATGGATGTGACAAACATATTTCAAGGCAATCCTTGTTAACTGGCAACAACACGCGAATAAGTCCGGGATAATAGACATCAGTAAAATAATAGCCCATGAactttattgctttttaaaaaatataaaatatatatattgttcTGGATAATTAGTGTACTTAAAAAAAGTCGTTTCAGCAAAGTTGCTCCAATTCTTCTGTAAAAGCAGCGACAGGATAAACTTTAAATCAGCAGAAGAGCcgtaaataatttattttcatttgtactTTACagtgcgcgcgcgcgcgtgtgtgtgtgcgtgtgtgtgtgtgtgtgtgtgtgtgtgagagagagagagagagagagagagagagagagagagagctgttaAAAAAACCTCAGCTTAAAACGGCACAGACAGCACGTGTCTGTGTATACAGCGATACAGCGATAGGCTTATTATAGAGTATCAGAGCAGATCGGGAACTTGATGGGtctgcatttacacacacacacacacacacacacacacacacacacacacacacacacacacacaggtccgGTCTCTCCCAGTGGCTGCGCGCTCTCACTGCAGCTCCCGCTTGTCGCGCTCTGCAGGAGAGGCTGCTGTGCACCGAGCTGCTGCTAACCGGAGGAGTCTGATATTTAGACACGGTAAGACATGCGGTTatggatgttgttttttttttggaaacgGGAGAtaaacaggacacaggagtacCCCATATGTGTTGATTTTGACACagtatttatttgaatatttatgttGAAGTTAACACATTGAATATGTCAGTATAGGCTGCAGTATTTTCTGCACAAGGATATATTCACACACCATGTATCTGCTATAGAAATCTCGACACGTGATGGTGTTACGTCGAAACCTCAGACATCTCGtgtaaatcaaacaaacaaacaaaaaaaaataacctgaaaaatgatgaatgatgagcAGATCTGAGCGCATATGTTCTGAATAAACACGGCGTGGCCAGGCTGCGTGGAGCACAAATCGGTATAAATGAGTAACGGAGGGATCCGGCATGTTGACCCTCCGATGACCCCTTCAACTTTCAACTCTGGATGCCTCCGGTTATCAGTAATCCAGTCAAAGCGATgcccgctgctgctgcaggcctcCTGTGCCTGAATCCATAATCTGCTatgagataatgtgtgtgtgtgtgtgtgtgtgtgtgtgtgtgtgtgtgtgtgtgtgtgtgtgtgtgtgtgtgtgtgtgtgtgtgtggtaggacTATGATCTAAGGAAATGCACAAATCACGCCAcgtgtgtgttgatgtgcagTAACAGGTAACGCTTGGGTTCTCTCCACCAACATTAACTTCAACATCACTGATGTCAATTAAAAGccttttattgattttgttttagtCCCCAAAATAAATCCCGTCATGTGTGAGCAGCCACCTCACTTCAGTGTTCAACATTTGGGTAAAACAggatttttctttctgcttttcgTCTTCATCCCTTTCACGCCAACTGGTCAAAACGAGTAAAAATAATCCCACTTTCTCAGgtttaaacaacaacaatgagtTTTTCTGATCAATTGGGACAGTTAGATCGATAATCCACTTCTCCCAGGGAGAAAAGCAAGTCATttttgcgtgcgtgtgtgtgtgtgaattcaaATCAGAGGGCTGTAGTATGAAGTGACAAATAGACAGTATGAGAATCAATAGAAAtgcttttgaaaaatgaatcagCCTCGACCGAGTGCGCGTGCGCGTGCGCGCGTCTCTGTCAATGTGCAagcctgtgcgtgtgtgcatgtgtgtgcgtgtgtgtgtgtgtgtgctgattggCCAATGTCACAGCCGTGATTGGGGCTGCAGATACCGATGCAGCGAGCAGACCTATGGGAGAGCGGGGAAGGCAGGAGGGGGAGGGCGGAGTGTCCGAGGCGGACTTGACTCCATTTGTAGGCTAATGAAGGATCTGACCAGCGGGGTTCAGGTCAGGGCTGCCGCTGAGACCGCGAGGGCACCGAGGAGAGGAGCGACATAAATGAGGAGGAAATCACATCCGCTTTGAACGGATCTCATCCTCCGCTGCAGCCGGCGGTGACGGGAGGCAGCGGAGCGGGCGGAGAGAGCAGGAAGGCGGCCAGCGGAGCGACAGACCAGCCGATGATATTTCAGAGCTGCACGGGGGATCATGGTGGATTTTTAAGAGCGGACGCCGCCACACATGGACCGTGGGAATTAAACTAATAAGAGTAGTGATAATTTAGTGGCAATTAAAACAAGCTACAAAAATAGGCGGGCAGAGGCTGCAGAGCGCGCCGGAGCATGATGGACGTGTTTTCTGCAGGGAGAGCAGAGAAGTGCGTTTGAGGTAAAGGCCCACAGGGAGACCATccaaaatacagacacacacacacacacgcacgcaggcCAGACACAGGCTGGTTTGCTTATTTATTGTCAGTGATGTGCACTTTCaaagctgcttttttaaaacagcATGCAGTTTAAGGCACAATTCAGCTGTGAAGACACGGTGCAACTTCAGGCTCCACTTCACTTTTAATGAAGGCTGAAATACAAAGtatgaatattaatgaaatatGATCACTGTTGCAATAACACAGCCAGGAACCTGGGTCGTTAACATCCCGTAAATATTGTAAGAGTTGATAGTAGAAAGATATACTCTCTCTCAAAAAATAATGTGCAGGTTCATTCGCGTTTAATCTCCTTTGTTAATTAGGTTTTTGGATCAGTTACACTTGTAAGCCAGAAATCATTATGCATTAAGCTGTTTTCCCAAGAGAACATCGTAAATTGTGGTTTTCCACTGCAATATCAAAGTGATAATAAATGGCAACACTAAACGCCTTGCTCTGGATCCTTTAACAAAGAGACTTCATCCCCAAATATCAACAGTGTGGCCTCCTCATCAGCCCCCACAGATTTAGTCAGACATGTTTTGTCCTCGCAACAatctatttaatatttttattacctTTGTTTTCCCAAACACACTTGTTtcaaattatattaattatgGGCTATTAACTATAATATGAAATGTTCCACTGCAGCTCGTTGTGATGGACTGATAATAAGAGGGAGCGAGTGTTGTGCATGTACCAAATGCATATTAtactgacctgtgtgtgtgtgtgtgtgtgtgtgtgtgtgtgtgtgtgtgtgtgtgtgtgtgtgtgtgtgtgtgtgtgtgtgtgtgtgtgtcagagggacATGGCAAACGGAGGGGACCAGTTCGGCCTTGCGGAGCGTCCGGACTCGGACTGCATGGATTCCCCAAAGGAGACCAAACAGGAAAATCACAGCTACACCTTAAACTCACCGGCTTCACCGCAGACAGCGTCCAGCCAGCAGGTGAACATGTAAATGCTGATGGTTGATCATCAGCTGTAGATAACTTCATCCTGAAGTTTGTGCGGTTTTTGCTTCAGACATTAAATCACATCGAATTTATTACTGATGCAAAAACACTGACCTCACCATTTAGTAATTATTGTTCTCATATATCACAAACCACTAAATCATTATTTCAAACGTACAAATCACTATAAAATTACTATTTGTATAtcttcatatatttatttgtctgcctttattaaattaaattctaaaaaaaaaaaaacccaatcgaaagtgtgttttaatttgACTTCCTCTTCAGTTGCAGTGAACTCTGTTTATATGATTCTTCGCAGGGGATGGAGGGAATCAAAGTTTTCCTTCATGACAGAGAACTCTGGACGAAGTTTGATGAAGTGGGAACTGAAATGATCATCACCAAGGCTGGACGGTAGGAGGACGAAAGAATTATCTGTTAACTGTAGATTTCTGTGGACTGTGAGTATATAggatttgtgcttttttttttttttttaaaggaaaccatGTCTGTACTAAAAAGATGTAAAACGACATCTATTTTCAAGAATCCCAGGCCCAACAATAACCTCATTCTGGGACAAACTGTACAGTTTGCGCGCCGCCAGGCCTCAGGGGACGTTTTGTCTCAGATGCtggctgtttattttattatctacCTTCGGGTTGCCTGTTTTATCTGTGCTGGAAAAGGAATGTTGATATTTTTCCTGGTTGTTTTTCCTTATAGGAGAATGTTCCCCAGCTACAAGGTGAAGGTCACCGGACTCAACCCAAAAACCAAGTACATACTTCTGATGGACATCGTGCCCGGGGATGATCATCGATACAAATTCGCAGACAACAAATGGTTCGTCTGATGCAACATCTGTCCTTGTGGAATTCATACTTAGATTACCCCTCAAAAACCAGTGAGTGGTGTGGGCTAAGGGTCGTGGAGTAGCTTtcaaaacagataaaagaatCAGTAGCTTATAATGGGCTCTGGAGAGATCAGACCTCTCGTCTCTTTCCTACTTTTTTTGATATGAATTTTACATTAGAGCCTAAAACCTCTATAAATAGAAATCTGTGCAGGCCGTGTTGTTGTGGGCTCGTCTTGCACTCCATCCCCGCCTCCGCGCTGCGTAAAGGTCGGGTCCTTCTTGCAGACTGGGGTGGCCTAGTTCCCCGTGTTTCCCCCCCGTATCTGCCCGCCGGTTAAATCAGAGTAAGAAGGGTTCACCAGGCGGACAGACGGCACAGACCGGATTAAAGTCCCCCATTCAACTGTGCGTTGTGCTGCGGGGAAAAATCCGAACAGACCACTGGCTCTGCAGCGAGATCCATCAATGCTCCGTGTCTTCCGAGCATCAGACACTCGCTTACCACAATGAACCGGGCCGGAAACAGGACCGTGTGACACAAAGGCATGGGCCTAATGGAGGTGCACGTCTGAGTTCTTTTTAAACCAGTGcccttctgtgtttttgtgcggGAGATTGATCCACTGGACTACAACAGGCTGTACATTTGTTACCACACATGCATACAATTTTTTTCCCCGAGGTCGTGTCATTTGACCTTTATGCATTACAGACTCAAAATCTCACTTTTTAATCACAATAACATAACTTACATCATTCATATTTCTTCGAGGGCTTTATTCGTCCTTTGGAGATGGAAACGTCTTTTTGGGAATATTGGTTTATTAAGATCACAGCCCCTACATAAAGAGAAACTCGCCGTCTAACGCTAAAGAAAACCACCACTCAAACAGATTGGTGTGACGTGAAGGCTGCTGTAACAAAGCGAGAAACTAGTCCCAACAGTGAGCAGATCAAATGGCTAAAATTGTGCCTCTCTTGGATGTTTGgcgttccttttttttttttttttaaatttgcagaTAAGTATAACGACTCCAAATTTCTCACGCCAACATTCATGGGAATAAACAGCAGGAAGTAAGAGAGGCAAATAGGAGTTTTTGGAGGAGACCCCGTTAATTTGGCTCTCCTAAGCTCAGGTCCAGATGTGGCTATCTGCGTAAACTTCAGCAAAACAAGATGCATTTTGCGCGTGTCTAATTAAAGCACCAACACAGGCCTCCTGCGGGCCGGACAGACCACTGGGACCCACTAAGTGTCACCGTCTGACCGCTTTCTGATCTCTCTGCCGTGCAGGTCAGTAACGGGGAAGGCAGAGCCCGCGATGCCCGGGAGGCTCTACGTCCACCCGGACTCTCCCGCCACCGGGGCGCACTGGTGCCGCCAGCTCGTCTCCTTCCAGAAGCTCAAACTCACCAACAACCACCTGGACCCCTTTGGACATGTGAGTCTGTCTTCTTAATAGTATTTTAATGTGCGTGCTTCTGACAGAGCAAGACAAAATGTTCTTGGCCCGTGTTTACTtgactttaaaaatatatttttgccCTTTGGGTGTAGCTGTGGACTCGGCTGTAATCAGTCATCTGAAAGACAAGAAGACAAATTATACATTTAGCGATGAAAATGGTCTCTTGGTCACATCAAATAGCCTCAATATGCATTTTAAACAATAAACCCCGAGTGCTGTTTATAGTCCAAGAGGAAGGATTACACGACCCACAGTCTCTGGTCCAGTTTGGGCACAGTCACGTGTCCACCTCTCCTGGATGTAACTCAGTGAACAGATCACCAGGAGGACTGCGTTCCCGTCATGCCCAGCGCTCGTTGTTATCCTTTAGTATCAGTCTGAATCACACACTCTGGATTTCACAGTGAGCCGCGAGAGCAGGTGAGCGCGTATTGTTTGGCGCGCGCGTCTCGGTGCTCGTGCGTGCGCgcgcagaaacaaacagaaacataatcTTTTCAGGCCTGTTAAATTAGACGTAATGATTTCAATGACTCTAAAGTCCATTAGCTAATACATGTCACCGGCGGACACGTCGACGCGATTAATCTGAGCCCCCCTGGATAAACAAACGTGCGCGCGCCCGTGCGCGCGCATGCACAGTGGGTCGTGATCCAATTAAAAAGCACTTGTGGAGTTGCCAGGTCGTGGGAAAAAGTTTAGACTGCGCGCCGAATGCACGGagttgtttttagttttacattATTGACATCTTCAAGCTAAATTTagccataaataaaaaaaaaaatgtttatcaaatgaataaacaatgtACAACTTTCAgttattttcactttcagtttcGCCGAAAAGAAGCTGAAACAATCCGTCATCTTAATGATCAGTGATTACGAAGAATCAgattttgaaatgtgtgttttaattccAATATATCAGATTCTGTGGAGCCTTTAGTCTGATGCACTGTAACTGTATAATTTAGTTGTGGTCGAAAGAAAACTGGCACAGATGTAACGTctgatgaatgaaataaaatgaatagtGATTAATGTGCTCCACTAATCACCTTGTTGTAAGGTGACAGCTAATGCTGATGCActgtataaatatgtatatatgtagaTAAAACCTTTAGAAAATCAAAtcctggctctggctctggaaaacaaaacactgacttgTTTTTCATCTTGGCTTACATCTGTTTGAGTCCCCTGATATATAAACCAAGATTCTCTGTCTTAAAGATTCATGTCATACATGAAATCCGGGTACCTTGACATGAGTTGAGTTAACCCCCCACCTGGCCTCCGTTCCAGTGCCGGTCAGAGCATCTGCTGGGTGGGTTTCTGCTAACATGACAGGTCTGTCAATCTCACTTTCTCAATCTCTCCCCCCGTGCAGATAATACTCAACTCCATGCACAAATACCAGCCTCGTCTCCACATCGTCAAGGCTGATGAGAACAACGGCTTTGGCTCAAAAAACACGGCTTTCTGCACCCACGTCTTCTCTGAGACTGCCTTCATTGCTGTGACGTCTTACCAGAACCATAAGGTAGACTTTACATAAGGACACGGTGCACCAACACACTGTCAGAGCACAGCAACTAAAAACCCACGTTGTGTGCTTCAAAAAGGAGCCACCTAAACCTCTTCTATGGATGAAACTAATGCAGTGATTGGAGGTTTTGAAAAGGGGAATACCATGTAAAAAACATACCATtaggccagagagagagagagagagtcagatcAGGTCTGGTGTCAAATTTGTGAGCATTTAGATAAGTGCATGAAGATTTGCCTTTGGTCACTGACCACATTCAGACTTCTGTTtctcacatatgcacacacacacacacacacacacacacacacacacacgcacacagacagacacttttttctgtttgtattactgtctgtgttttgtatCCAGAAAGTCAATTTGCATCTTCTTTGTTTATGTGTCCTTATTCAGTATTTGTAAATATGTCCAAAAATAAAttatccctgtgtgtgtgtgtgtgcgtgtgtgtgtgtgagagagcatgTGCGAGCCTTGGTCTGTAATGACCCGTTTCTTTCCCTTGATCTTGGCTGATCCAATTTTCTCGGCGTCTACTAGAAAGACGGATTGCTGAATCTTGAAGCCACTCTGCTGCTTTAGCTTTCACAAGATCGCTTCACTTTAATCACGTtaataacaaaacataaaacaatgtAAAGAATACATCTCGGATATAGTTTTTCTACAGAGTTTTGCAAtagtttttcttcatgtttagGTAACATGTCTTAATCGCAAAAGGCTAAATTCTGCCCACTTTTATCTACAGCTTCAatatgattttcttttatttattatttaaaaaatatgttaaaaaaaacaacccataTTTGGTCCATTGAAGTGCACTGATTTATTTACAACAGTATATATAGCGTTTAGTTTATAAACAAAAGTAGATATCgtactgttttatttatcctGAGCAGCTGAAGTACTGTAGGTAATGTATGAAGTCAATAATGATTGTAGCAGTagttaaatgtaatgtttgtgaGTTTGGAACTTTGCTGctaatttatattattattattattattattattagtggcAGAATTAGAAGTAGTGGCAGAGACAGTCGGTGGGTCAAAGTGATCATTAATTAGTTTTAAGtattacaaattacattttctgagCTATTATATTTATGTCATAAaatttttgtaaagaaaaaaaagtaaactttGTATTTCCATCATACATGGGATAACAAATACTATTGGTTTCGCACTTCTATACTTATTCCAACATTTGTGTCTACAAATGAAAACTACGGAGCCAGTGGTTTGGTGGAGGCTATCGGTATTATCGGCACTTAAAAGTTTGTTTGGGCCTCAGCTCGTGTCGGAGCTCCACTCCTTCTGTGTGAtggacacacagcacagaggctTCCCTCCATGACATCACTGAGAAAAGTTTGAATACTTCACATCAAAGCTCCCAGCTTTGGACCTCTAAAAGCTTTGGCCCGAAATCCTTAAACCTGGCGACTGTTTGGGTAAACAGTTTATTCTGTGTCAGCTGGCGAGGACACTGTCCGCTCCTCGGCGGCTGAGGAATGTTGGCCGTGCAGAGCTGCAGCGGGGCTGCTTTCAACATCTGCAGGGCCTCTGACTGATAGTAAACTATTGACTTTCAGTCAATGAAAAGAACGGCTAAAAATCGAAcgggtctgtgtgtgtatgggctTGCATGGGTGTATGGtattgtgtgggtgtgtgtgtgctggagtaTAATGCTCATGTctgattttctgtgttttgtgctcAGATTACACAGTTAAAGATAGAGAATAATCCCTTTGCAAAGGGCTTCAGAGGCAGCGACGACAATGAGCTGCACCGCATGGCCAAACTACAAGGGTGAGTACAgctgtattagtgtgtgtgtgtgtgtgtgtgtgtgtgtgtgtgtgtgtgtgtgtgtgtgtgtgtgtgtgtgtgtgtgtgtgtgtgtgtgtgtgtgtgtgtgtgtgtgtgtgtgtgtgtgtgtgtgtgtgtgtgtgtcataggAAACAAATCTATTCTTCTATCTGAGGGTTGTTATGATGGGGCACATATGGTCTAagacatgactgtgtgtttgtgtgtgtgtgtgtgtgtgtgtgtgtgtgtgcaagcggTCTAAAGAGAAGTGAGTTATTGTCACCTGAAGGTTGATCTTAACCTAAACCCCGTCCAGAACCTGCAGCACAAACTCGACACACCGAGCATCAGTCTCTGCGCTGCACTGATAGATGGATGATATCACCCTGCTGCTGGTCTATTAGACCGTCACTGCTGATCAGCTGATGGACCTACATGGTGTCTGTTTGCGTGTTGAACTAATCTCCATTCAAACGCTGTTGTGGCAGGCAGTTTAGACATTTTAATAAGCCAATGGGAGAGGCCGTTCTAGATGGGAGGGAgcggaaagagagaggggaggaggagagagagagagagagggaggctgttTTAAATGCTGTGTTATTGTGCTGTTGTGGttggtggagaggagaggagaggagagtagaggAGAGATCTGAAGTGACACACGgatggatgtttatttttagtgcaGCAAATTATCTCACAACAGCGTGCATGGGTgcgcgtgagtgtgtgtcactATCTCAGTGAGAGTCAGATGTGAGATGTGGCCCGCTGTCCCCTACATACCCAAGAGTTCACCAAGAGGGCAGTGTGTACAGAGACGGATCAGAGCTGAAAGGATTGGGAACGGCTAAGTAGACttgaaaggaaaaggaaaaggaaaaaaaaacaaggagacAAACAATACAACCAGGAAGAATTTAAACAGGAATGAGGCAGGAGGGGCGGTTTGTGCAGCACACCTGAAGCCATGACATATGCAAGTTGTTGCTTCTGCTGTaattctctctttgtgtttcaggaAGGACTACCCTGTGGTCCCTCGCAGCACCGTCCGTCAGAGAGCCTGCTCCGCTGGGAGTCCGTTCAGTGGGGAGGGCCGGGGCCTGCGAGGCTCCCCCGAAGCCGTCGGATCCCCCTACAGCTGTGAGAACGGCCCGAACGGCAGCAGCCCCCAGGAGCTGCTCGGTGCTCCCCCCGCCCACTACATCCTGCCTCATCCTCACCTGCAGCACggccaacagcagcaggtctACCACTGCACCAAGAGGAAAGGTAGGAGGAAGCTGTGTGTCTCCACGTTCTCCACAATGTGTTCTTGACagatatgtatttttataatagTGGAAATAATCATGTATTTTTCTCactttgaaaaatatttgttagtcacaattttctgacttttattaCACTCCAATGCTTCCTCATTCCAACTCAAAAATACCATTTCTGACTGACGTAGATGTAGATgtatattactatatatatatatattactatatattatattattatatatatatgttatccAAACTTAAGATTAAGATTGATTTACTATGATTCAGGCAACCAAT comes from Pempheris klunzingeri isolate RE-2024b chromosome 7, fPemKlu1.hap1, whole genome shotgun sequence and encodes:
- the LOC139203935 gene encoding T-box transcription factor TBX5-like; the encoded protein is MSRPATTITSFQRDMANGGDQFGLAERPDSDCMDSPKETKQENHSYTLNSPASPQTASSQQGMEGIKVFLHDRELWTKFDEVGTEMIITKAGRRMFPSYKVKVTGLNPKTKYILLMDIVPGDDHRYKFADNKWSVTGKAEPAMPGRLYVHPDSPATGAHWCRQLVSFQKLKLTNNHLDPFGHIILNSMHKYQPRLHIVKADENNGFGSKNTAFCTHVFSETAFIAVTSYQNHKITQLKIENNPFAKGFRGSDDNELHRMAKLQGKDYPVVPRSTVRQRACSAGSPFSGEGRGLRGSPEAVGSPYSCENGPNGSSPQELLGAPPAHYILPHPHLQHGQQQQVYHCTKRKVEENCSSGNRQHPYKKPFTGSSPSEGESYYHPSSYPPPPPGLSTTPALGPTDSPYSSDMGQRQACMFAGSEPRLDELNCTSWSYTCPLPSAMTPMESYPPYTPHPPYSSSPQGSRLSSTAHQSSPPLGEHIAHNPYQSQSSQNIHSRQLSPPLREYPRYTPNLSPPLYHTLETHTHIRCGVPEWSAAS